tcctcctgccacaCAGAGGTACAATTAAGAGCCTTATGTTACATATCCCAACCTGCCTGAGTAGGTTTATGCCTACTTGCCCTTAAAAGCATCAGCTTGATTTACTTAACTGATCTTATACAATTCACTGGAAGACCCTAGCTGATATCCACCTCATACTCACCCCCATCTCCTCTTCACGAACTACATACTGGGCCACTTTGAAGGAGCTGAGATACTCATTCATGCCCTGAAGTTCTGTGTCTTCTGTTTCATCCTGGTTCCGATCCAACAGGCGCTCAATTGCTTTGTCATCGTAGTGGATAACACTGCTGTCCTCGCCTTCTTTGTTATCCCCTGAGGGAGAAGCACAGACAGACATCTATGTGGATCTCAAGGGACTACGAGAGGATATGGCACCCTAGACCTCTTTGTAGAGCTCTGATCAGTACTGTGCCTACAGTTACTAGCTAACTAAGGATTCAGTCCTTCCCCACCTCCTTCAGTTCTACTTTCAGGCACTCACCACCCTCAGTTGCCTCATCCTTGAAGAGCTCTTCAGTGCCAAATTTGAGAATGTCATCAAGTTCCTGTTTTGACATGGAGCCTGTCTTGGAGCCCAATCCTGGTCTCACTACCAGATGAGTTagcatcattttcttcttggccacctgagtGATACGCTCCTCCACTGAGGCCCTTGTCACAAAGCGGTATATCATCACTTTCTTGTTCTGTCCAATTCTATGTGCACGACTGAAGGCCTGGAAGAGGGAGACACTCAGAACAGTCTAGAGCAACACAAGCAATTGCCTGCTACACCCCACCTACCTCCACAAGTTTCCCAGTTGCCTTCATGTTTGCTCTTAACATTGGTTAAGACATGCCCTGGAAGAATCCTCTACTTGTTCACTTTCCACCTCCACCCATCCTCACTGCTCTAATTTTGCATGTTTCTAGAAGGGAAGTCACCACAAATTCCTTCACTCCCTCTGATGCTTTCACTTCCCTTCTTCCTCACAAAGGCCCCCTACAGTGAGTGGTCTCATTCAAACTCACCTGGATATCATTGTGGGGGTTCCAGTCTGAGTCATAAATAATCACAGTATCTGCTGTGGCCAAGTTAATACCAAGACCCCCAGCTCGAgttgaaagcagaaagcagaactgctgagcaccaggagcttggaaaaaaaaaagagaacagaggcAATCAAGGGAGAGCACATTACTCAAACAAGGATTTTATCATCTCAGGGGAATCACTACCAGTTTAAGATTCCAGGAGAGCAATGGAACACTCGGGCCACTATCAACAATCCCATATTGAACACtaaacacatacaaaacaagaaatttaattttgtacatAAAATACAGAGGAGAATTCTTACCATTGAAGCGATCAATAGCCTCTTGACGCATGTTGCCTGTAATTCCTCCATCAATCCGCTCGTATTTATATCCTTCATGTTCTAGGAAGTCTTCCAAAAGGTCTAACATTTTAGTCATCTGCATATCAAAAATcaccacaaaaaaaagtgagggaCAAGGGGATACCAGAACAACAGGCTCCTTTCCTCAGGAACAGAATTCTCAGCTTTAAGGTTTTCCCCTCACATACCTGAGAGAATATGAGCACCCTGTGACCTCCTTCCTTGAGATTCTTTAACATCTTCTGGAGCAGCAACAGCTTTCCAGATGCTCGAATAAGAGCACTACCATCATACATGCCATTTGGCATCTTTGGAgcttcctaaaaagaaaaaaaagtgaggggtaagagaagaaaactgcTTCTGCTTGATATTAGTCCCTAGCTGTGTTCTTCAGATGCTGACTCACGTCTAGTCATTTAACTCAGTACAACCACAATGCATAGCATTACTTATACAAAACATCAGTGCCAGCCTGTGCTACTTATTTTGCAATTTAACTCCTAGATCCCTTCTTCTTTCTGAGTCAGTCCCTACTGTGTCTCCCTCATCCTGAGTGAATCAAAAGATGTTCCTACTTGTCAATAAAGATACTGGAAAAGGATAGGCCTTCCAGTATGTGATGTCTCCATAAAGGCAGAAATATacaagatgggaaaaaaaagcacaagaataAAAAGGGAATCCCTCCATACTTGCCATGGAGCTCATGGTCTCCCTGGTAACAGCCAGCAGGGAATTTGCTTATATAAGAGTAAGTCAGCAACTGGACATACCATAGCAGCCACAGGAAAGAGGTAGGGGTGGTTGCAGCACTTCTTCAGATCCATAACAACATTCAGCAAGGAAACTTGGTTACCACCACCACGTGCATTCAGTGCCTCAAAGTTCCTtgtcaaaatgtatttatagtatttcctgaaaagggaaaaaaacatatatatatatatatatatatatatatagacacacacacacacaccccccagGCACCCCTCATGAGAGCAACTAACATACTCTTTTGTTAACCTGTGTACAACTCCTGGCACTACCTGGCAACTACCTAGGCTCTGCCAGTGGCAGTTACTATCCTTTTAACCCTTACATCAGACCACAGGACTATTCCTCCCCTCaactacagcagcagcaggaagttTTCCTCCTATCCGCTGTGCGGAAAACTCTACAGTGAGGCTAAGGCTGTTTCAGCAGCTTCTTTGGAACTGCAGAACAGAGCAACAGTAGTTCCACAGCAAATGCTCCATCCATCCCCACACTCACTTCTGCATGGGGCTCAACTCCACTCTGACAATAAGTTCTGTCTTAGATGGCATGTTCTTGAAAACGTCAGCTTTGAGACGCCTCAGCATATGCGGGCCCAGCATGTCATGCAGCTTCTTAATCTGATCTTCCTTGGCTATATCCGCAAACTCTTCTAAGAAGCCCTCCAAGTTactgcagagaaacagacaTTCAGCAAAatccacaaaggaaaaagagcaaaaaaaaaaaaaagggggataGGAGTTTCAAGACAAGCAGGCTTTGCCTGAACTTGCACTGCAAGACATACTGGAATCTCTCTGGTGTCAGGAAGTTCAGCAGGTGGAACAGTTCTTCCAGGTTGTTCTGCAGGGGAGTTCCTGTAAGCAGCAGCTTATGCTGGAGTGAATAACCGTTCAGCACACGGAAGAACTGgaaaagcagggaaggaagagagagagagagacacaaAGACTTAAGTCACAGTCCTACAAAAAAAAGTCCtagaaaaaagaacaacaagcTAGAATTTGATTTAGATCATAACAGCTGTTTGGATAAGAGCTCCAAGCAGCTCTCATTCCAGTCAGGGCCACTAGACTGATCTTATTTGGATCACTCTTCTGCATAAGAAATGACTGCAGCAAGTCCTACAAGCCATCAGGTACTAGAAGGTTTCCCTTGCTTTTTTAAGTTACAAGCTTTCAGACCACCAACCTTTTCCAGACTGCTATACTATGTactttttcctctaaattaGTGTTCTACATTCTTGCTTCTCTGGCTCGAGACTTCTAGAAATAACTAAGTCAGTCTTCCTATTCATATCAATCCTGGCAGCATTCCAGAGTTCTGAacaagcagaggagaaagagctAAGGGTTTGCCAATGTGTCTTTAAAGTAATTTGTGCTGGTTTTCACAACAATGAAGTAATTCCAGACAGAACTAGTGAGCAGGTAAGGTACTGAACTGAAAAGCACAAGTATATAGTGTTCGCTAGCGCAAACTGACATAGCAGTAATTTATGAACTTGGccatttgtttgctctttttaaacTTAACATGATACAGCATCAAACAGTATGAGAGTAGCTTGTACTAGGTggcaaacaaaaatcaagagaTACCACCACTCATTTTGGTTATCATACCAGAAGGATTCCTTTCTTGGAATCAAATACGGAAGTTACTCATATCTGCAAAAGATACCCTTTGGTAGGTAAACATCACCACCTGTCAAAAAAGCTGATCTGTCTTGCAACCATACACCTAAAGCTGTCCTTAAGGGACAGGAAACAAATCTAGAAAAAGGTAGACTTAACGGTCTTGGTGGATATCCAATTGCAACTTAGTCATTGTGAAGCCTTGAGACTTAATATTCTCTTTCAGTTCATGAGTACGAATAATAAGTGTTCATTACCATTTCCAATAATTTCAATTCTAAGCACAGAACAACATCCAGTTTTAGGGCCTACAATCAAACATGATCTGGAAACTGGATATCAAGCACAGCTGTGATATATTGGAAAGATACCTCACACTTGGATCTGAAAagttaaagctttttttttctttaaacaaagaagTAACTTTCTCTTACAGTCTGCAAGAACCTATAAAACCAGATTTCCAGTAACAGTTGTTTTTAGTGTACTAAGCCCTAGAATCCAGCTGAAGACAGACAAATCAATACCAGAATTAAAGCACAAGGGCTTAGGGAGGGGCTGGATTAAGAAAGTACAGTCAATTCAACTGAATTAAAACAAGCTTAGTTAAGGTGCAGCCTTGTATGAAAGCAGCTGTATGGCTTTCAGCATTTGCCCAGGCATTGTTGGACACCCCTGGCCACCTCTCCCATTTCTATAACATTTAATTAGCTCTGCCACAAAGCTTGATGAATGCAGAGACCAAGACTACTCTGGAAGCAGGACAATTGTACTCATGAAGCTTGTCTTACACTCAATATGGTAAACCCTTTCAGAATAGAGCTGTTGCAGGTATATGATCTGCTTCCAGAGAAgcctgtttttaagaaaaaacatccaGGTTTTGCgtgtttgttgggttttttaaactttattttttttttttaaagttttccagTATACACCAATTGCCTACTCAACCAGAGAGGAAACTGTTTTAATGAATGAGACACATGACAAGTGAAATTGTTACcagttataataaaaatgaaggttgttccccccacccctccccgcCTTTAAGATAATGCATCAAATTTGCTGTCAAATATATGACTAAGAGCTGGCAGACAAACTTACTTGCTTAGGAACAGCAATCTATTCTTCTGAACAATCTCTGCAACGCGTGTCATGCCTATAAACCTTATTACCTATGCTTTTCTGTACCTTAGACTGATTGTTCTTCAGTCGGTGAGCTTCATCCACAATGAGACAGGCCCAGTCAATAGACCCCAGTATGGCCATATCAATTGTGATCAGTTCATAGGAGGTGAGAAGCACGTGGAACTTCACAGCAGCTTccttctgcaaaggaaaaggagggacATGATAATGAGATAATGGAATGCCCCAAGACAAAGGGGATGCAGGGTCTCTCCAAGCTGTTCCAACAAGCCATGGTTGAACAGCATGTCAAAACCATTTCTCACACGCAGTTTCCTGTCAACAGATTCAAAATACTACCCAAGCATTCCAGTTCTTCAATCCCCTATTACTTGTTTTACTCAAGTCTCCTCAACCCCTTTGTTACTTACTACCTATGTACAGTAACCAAGTCTTGAAACAAGTTTACAAATAAGCAGTGAATAGAGGAATGTTATGGAAAGATCCGGTGATATGTAGCTCATCAAGAAGTTAAGACTTAGATAAATAGCttagaaaaatttaaatttgttaGTACTTCGTGCAGATAAATTTCAAGGGAAACCAAAACCAAGGAGTCCTATTTAACTCTGCCACTGGGAAAACTTTTCCTAGTAAAAAAAGGTGGTAGCTAGActaaaattctattaaaaaacagCCACCTATATCAGGATCTTCCTATCTGGGCACAGAACGCAACTTCTCGGATGTCTAGATGTGGCTTTACGACCAGCCAGTTCCTCATACAGACTTAAGGAGGAGTCAAATTGATGCAGGTTGGCAATTCTGACATTGACTTAGATCTGTAGGAAGTATGATATACAACTTCACAGATTAAGCAGAAGAATAAAGAGACTTGCCTATAGCCAGTATTGCTTTAGTCAACAccctttttcttcagtgctgtatGGTTCAGACTGGTAAGTGCTTAAAACAGTCTAGAAAAGGAGTCTAACTAAATACCCAATAGTCATCAATTTGTAGTTATTTCCCCTGCAAAGCTAAAAGTATAGTCAGTTCCCAGGGATTTCAGAATATCTGAATCTTGGCTGCTGAAAGCCAGTCTAGCGCATCTCTTCTTCCAGCTCAGGCTTGCAATACAGCAGAGTTCTGTACCTTCATTCTGGATGCTTTTTTGCCTCCACGTATGGCATTATCCTCAAAAGTGAACTCATTCTCACGGATGATGGCCCGGCTGTCTTTGTCCCCAACATAGGTCACTACATACATATCTGGTGCCCACATCTCAAATTCTCGTTCCCAGTTGATGATAGTGGAGAGTGGGGCACTCACCAAGAAGGGTCCCTTTGAGTGGCCCTATGAACAGAATCAGTAAGAGCATTAGATGAATGCATCCACTCACTCAAGCACCATCTTCCTGGCTAGTGTTCTCACAGCTATGTTTTGCCTCTCACCTCTTTGTATAAGGAATATAGGAACACAGCTGTCTGCACAGTCTTTCCCAGACCCATTTCATCTGCCAAGATTGTATCTGTGCCCTGAGCCCAAGAAAAACGCAGCCAGTTCAGTCCTTCCAGTTGGTATGGATGCAAGGTACCCCCTGTTACATCAAGGTACTCAGGTTGCCGGTCATATTTCACTGTTGGCtacagcagaaagaaggaagagttgAGATTTACCTTAGCAATACAATTACCAAGAGTTCTTTCCTAGTCAATACATATTCCCTAGTGTAGATGAGACTCCATTGAAAACCACCAGATTAAGCCCAGTACTAAATCCCTAAAAAGCCAGAAGGTGTCCATCAACCCaacccatcttttttttttttataagctctTTCTACCAATAGCCAGCCAGTCTGTTTCCAGTTTACAAAAGCTAGGCCTTTGTCTGAAGGTTGTATGAACCCATTTACTTTTTAGGCCTGGAAGGAATTATAAGCCTTGTGTTTGTTACCCTTTGGTTTCCCATTTACCAAGCCCCGTCCCCACTCAAAATAACCAGCTCCATCAGATGGCACCAAAGCAGTAAACAGTAACTTACATCTACCGTGGGAGTTTCAGGGGGCCTTTCCAGTTTCCGCATCTTCACTTTCTTTAGCTTCTTACCAGGCCTTCCCTCTTCACCCCTCATCAGCTCCCTATGCAGAGACAGTCCCAAGAATATGCAAGTTTAATGGCTTTTGTAATAGTCCAAGGGAAAACTATCGCAAAGAACAGGGGGGCAATCGGGTAACTCAAATATGATCAAGAGAACAAAGTTGGAACCTTCATGAACTGATGGAGAGGTGTAAGGTTCCTGCCCAAAGGAATAAGGAGACAGCAACACAAAGATGTTTCTTTGCTATCTCCATATATGCAGCCAGTGCTAGGTAATGACATACTCAAATACTTTCTGTTGAGATAGAGGAACATGACCTCTAGgtattttctcctacctgtgaTTCCAGTAGGCTTGCTTGTAAAGGTCATAATCTTGGATATCCACATCCTCGCTTTCCCATGATGCCTGGTCATAGGGCAGGTCTCTCCATTTAATCAAATAGTGGACATTCCCCTTCTTATCCACACTGAGGGAGAAACCAGTAAGTCTTAAGCACAGTGAAAAGACAGCATTCACTCAATCCACTCaagtgggagagaagaaaaggatccCTTAATgaagcaacaaaaacacaagaacaatGTTTGTCATATAAACAAAAGAactcccattttttccccctcattcaCAATGCAGCTTAGCTCATCAGCTCTCCCTTAACCCTACCTAAGGCATTTGTTAAAAATCCTCCTGCTCTTCCACAGGGATAGGTATTTAAATGAGAATAATTTGTCTTCGCTTCCTTCCCTACCTATGATTAAGGATTCTGTGGATCATCATCCACTCCGGCTTGATCCCATAGCGGTAGAAGCGCTCCTCCATTTCAGCATATTTGGGGtccttgttctttctctttcgACTTTTCTCCTCTTCACCTCCGAAGTCCCCTGAGGGTGGCTCATCCATATCATTCTTGCGTTGGTAATTCCTAAACATGACTTGACagtgcagctccagctggagTCAGGACAAAGAGTTAAAGACCATAAGTCTCTCTCCCCCTCAACTACCCACAGAAATAACCATATCATAAGGGTGGATAGCTAAGAGTCTTTAACTCACCTGCAACTCTGACACCCAAGAGCAGTGCCAGTAGGACATGCCCTGCCATTTGACAAAGAACTGCCTTTCAGGCCGACCCTCCAGAGGCTTAGGAGGAGGAGCATTAGGGTCTGCATCAGGTGGACGTGGTGGTGGGGGACCAACTGGGGGCTGACCCCATTTCCAGATCAAGATCTTCTGCACCTTTCCTTTCAAAGCAGGGCACTAAAAAGTTAGACAGATTGTTATATCAGACTGCAAGTATTCTAACCACAAGTGCTGAGGAGTAGAGTGTGTTCAAAGAGTCACAGTTCTCTTCCTTAGTTATAGCTTTACTACACAGGTGGAGTTTGCTCTTTGGGCTTGGAAGCTTTCATCCTCTTATTTCCAGCATTTCCCTGAGCTTTCTCTAGTTtgtcttccctcccctcccaacCAAGACTGGGGAATCCAATTCAGTATCTTAATTTAGTCATCTCCCCAGggcacaaaaaaatcagaagttccACATGAAATACACAAATTGCTGGGCTTAATGTCAGTCCATCCAACCAGAACTCCAATGTgcagaaagtgtttttctgtggAACTATCAGCCCAATATAGGGATATACCCTGAAGCAGATTCTATTTTGTTCATTATCTTAGAAGTCCTCATCACTTACTGAAAGCATCTAATGCCATTTATAATACTTCATTTCAGTAACATCTTGCAAGTGTGAAACTTCTGACCATCTACTAAGAAAGGGCTTGGCATTACAGAGCCTGCAGTACAAAATCTGTTTGGCTCAGTAccagcttaaaatatttaagtgctgAATTTGCTTGCACTCATATTGCTGCTTTTACATATACACAGGGCCCAAGAAAACAGCTTTGGCATCCTGGACCCAAGACTGCCCAACTACTTCACACATGGGCAAACCTCATGAAACTCAATTGCTGTAATCCTGTACTTCCTGCTCTCTGGAGTAAAAACAGCCAAGCTACATCCAACCATAGAGATCCAGACCTCAGCAAACTATGACAAAAATGCAATAGCCTTCTCTGAGGACCTAGCATTTCCAGGAAAATGTGATGTTCAAAAGGGAACAGATCCATCTGCTCTTTTAGCAACAGGGGAGTGGCATAGCAGAAACTTACAGTGCAGCGAGGACACAGCCACTCCCCATTGGGAATCTCTGGCAATGGGGGATTCAGACAGTGGATGTGATAGGACGAAGGACAGGCATCACAGCATAGCAGCTCTCCTCCATCCTTGCAGACTCTACAGAACTCCATATGGTGGTCATCTTCTTCCTCAGCATCTCCCACAACATCTTCCAGGATCTCCTCACCTTCAGAGTTATCCTCCTTTGCTTCCCACTGAATGCCCTCTTTCTCCTACAGAGGTaggaaatcagaaaaatcaGATCGACGCATTCATGATTATCTTCATTAGCACTGAACAGTATCAAGTCAACTGACCTTCCCCCTTGACAAATTCAGGGGAATCCAGTACTCACACAGTGCGGGCAGCTCCATTTGCCCTCTGGGGCTTTCTCCATGTCTGGGTCGAGGCAAACCATGTGGTAGGCACGAGGGCAGGTATCACACAGTATgatttctcctccctgctggcacACCTCACAGTAGTCCTGGTGATCAGTCTCATAGCCATCCACAGCCACTGTGGAGTCCTCCTCACCTGCAGAGGATGTGGGAAGTTAGAATAGTACAAGGCACAGCAGATACAAGCCTCTTGCAGCAAGGGCTGGTGCTCCCTCAGCACCAACAGACTATACAGTTGCAGAGTGAGTTTTGGATTCTGTATCTCTCTATCCTTGTAATAAACAGGGCAGGGggcaaaaactgaaacagaagtgaaacaaaGCCCTTTGGGACTCCTTCCACCCATGAAATTAAAGGTATAGCTTAGGCCAGGAAAACTCAGCACTGTATCTGTTCCTctaccaaagagaaaaaattccTGGGCACATTTTCCTTACTGGAAGTAATATCAGGTCCTTCCTCCATGAAGAATTCTCCTCCCTCAAGTACACTGATAAGGACCCAAATGCTGCACAGACATTCCTCTCATCTCTCTATACACTTAGCTGCAATTCTGTTTCCAACTGACAGCAAGCAGcaatacctttctttttctttttcccagctttgAGTTTTTTGCGACTGCGACTACTACGGCTGGTAGATCCATCTGAAACAGAGTAGCTGTTGATGCTGGCATCATCAAAGTCTGACTCCACATCCAGATCATCGTCTTCACTCTGAGgtagggaagaagaaagatgtgCTGCTCAGGCATGCACGCTGGGGACAGCAATCAGACCCAGATCCCAGCATCTCTAGCATGTCATAGCTTCTCCTCAGAATATCACAGAAGGAGGGTCACTTACTGATGATCTCTTACGCTTGGAGCCAAATCCTCCCAGTTTGATTTTCAAAGGTGCcactttctttgttttaggTTTTTTGATATCAGGAATACGAGGACTGGCCTTTGGCTTCCGCCGGGCATTGGGTCCTGCGAACAGAGAAGCCTGTGAGTCAAAAGGATTACTGCCTTGACACCACTCTCTACCACCCTTGTCAGATTTTTCATCTCACCTTTGCCCTCCTTTGTCTTGGCTTTCCTGAGCGGCACTTCTACCGGGGGCTGCGGCAGCACAGCATCCACGTTTGTCACCATACTCTCCACTACTgcaacagctgcagctgcagcagctgccacagaTGCACCTGAACTTCCCTTGAAGGGGTTGTTTGTGCTAAACTCCCTCCATTTGGCTCCCAGTACCATCATCATCTTCGACACGGCTATTTTAGGGTTCTTGGCTGCAATAAGTGGCCTGCATACAGTTAAGGAAGGAAGAGTTACTGAACCAGCCTGAAGTCTAGATGattccttctcctcccattacgccccccccagcagcacttcTTCTCCCAAACTACATTCCTTTCTAATCTCTGATTAGAACAGGCAATGAATCTCTCCACTCCCATCCTTCACACAGCGTGGAGGTAAACGCTCCAGGATTTGGAGATCAAAATGGAATTTAGCacattagggggaaaaaagtggaCTAGGAGTAAGGACTCGCATCATTTTCAATCACCAAAAACAAAAGATGTGAACCAATTATTTTAGTGTTGCTTCAGTTTTCGCTCTAGGTAGGATGCTAGTGTCTCTAACGTGTCTTGAGGTTCCAAAACCATGAAACCTAGTCAgtccttgtccttttttttttttttttttttttttttgcttcagcagCCCTTCCAAGTGCTACAGGCTTGCAGATCACCTGACAAACTGGCTGAAAGCTTTATAGTTGGTGAGAGTGCGGTAATCCTCTTCTGTGAAGATATGGTCAATATCCTCCATGCCCCAATCCTCTAAGAGCTGAGCAGATGACTTTGGCTCCTGTGCAAAGAGAATCACAGCAACTCTGAGCAAAAGCACATACTCTACAAAAGAGCTTCTATAAATCTACATTACCCATATACCTTTCATCTACAGATGACCCAATGGGTCAAGACTGGGGGATTtccacctccagccccccccTTCACTTGTCACTGCCATAGGACACAGCCTCACTAGAACATCAGAAGTGGGAAAAGTCTGCCGATTCCATATACTTTCTAGGTGTGTTTAAGGTAGGAGAGAGGAAGGCATGCAAGATGGGAAAGCATTCAGGTCAGTCAAGTTTAGGAGAGGAAGAAACGGAACCATCCCCACTTCATGCACAGTAACAAACAGCACTGATCCCCAAAATCGGATACACGGAAGCGAGGAACAAGCAGTCTATCAGCAGGGTATCCTCTCACCTTGGAGTcatcatcttcttcctcttcttcttcttcctccttgcgcttagctttgtttttcttttccttcttaggccctaatttcttctttttcttcttcccaggtGTATAGTCACTGCCTTCACTGTCCGAGCGCAgaacctcctcttcttcctccacaAACTCATTGCCCTCACCAGAGCTGTCccccagctggggagggagggagagagaagatcAGGCAGCTGTGAGAAAATACCCTGGATAAGCACTAAATGCCACATTCTCCCCAAGCTCTAGAGGATTCGTACAATGGATTGCTGCTGTAGGTCAACAACAAAGCCAGTCCCCTCATGCCACATATCCATAGAGCATCATCCAAGACTTCCTTTTCCTCACCTCCTTCTTCTGACGCTTGCTGAGCTTGGGCACTTTGGGTTCCTTTAGTTTCTTgggcttcttcttcttcttgatTTTGGGTGTTTCAGCCTCAGATAGAAGCTCTTCTTCCGGCTCTTCTTCAGGCtctggaggggaagaggtgACGTATAATTTCAACTTCCATCTGTGCACTACACCATAGCCCTCttctcacagacttcacttgATTTGTCTAGTTGCTACATACTTACAAACATAGAAGCATTTACAACCTCTTACCCTGAACTGTTTATAACATACTACTTAATCATACGGTAAGTAACacattttcctccctcccttcaaCAAAGCCTATTTCCACAGTATTCCTTCTCCAAGCAGAGTTGCACTCAGATCTCAAGGACCAGAAGTTTGCCCTAACCAAATAAGAGGAAAGGGCAGAGAGTAGATGGCCACAACTAAAGGAGTTGAAATAGTGAATATAATGGAGAACATGAATAGGATACTGTTTCAGTCCTCAGGTCTCCAGAAGATAAGTTACTTAACCTCTTTACCTGGGCAGAGCATCCTACAGCAGCATGCAAAGTACAGTCCAGTATGCCACTACTTGGCCTCCTCCATAGGTAAGCTGCTACTCAGCAACTCGGTTCTGATTTGGATTTGGCACAACTTtctccccccagcccttccctctATGCCAGCAGCTAGCAAGCTCACCCCATGGGCAGGGCGGTGCAAGCTCCCATCCCATGGCCTGGCTCCCCGCAGCGGCCTGGCTCCCCGAGgcccccggggcaggggcagcccgcTGCTCCTTTGTGGCAGTCTGCGGGAGCAGCCCAGCCATTcgccctcccctgctgccccgcCCATCGCACACAGCCAGAGTCACTCCTTCTCCCTCCAAGGGAAAATGGCCTCCTGACcacaggagctgggcaggatgGAGGAAGCCACAGGTCGAGAGAGCTGCAGTGGTGGGATGAGGTGATGCAGGTAGAGCTCTCAAAATTTGGGGTCCCTGCATCCCTGACACACCTCCAGCCAATTAGTATCTCTTCACTCGCACGGTCCTGCAACACCAGTTCCTTCAGAGATTCCACATCTTCCTCTCCTGCTAGTTCCGATTTAGAGCCTCTAGTGTCCCATCCCTTCCAATGCATCTCTTAAAGCTCTTAAGTTTGCAAtgattttaagtttttcttcacCAAGATTTTCCTTACAAGGCTTACTGACAATCTACCCCCTACCTAAGGTCTTAGCAGGACCAGAAGGCACCTAAAGTCAAACACCAAGAGAAAAAGccaggcaaacaaaaaagccaagaaGCCCTTAACATCACTTTCCCTTTCCAGATGCAACATTTTCTCATATGATACTACAACACTACAGCATGACCTGGTAAGAAAAGCCAAACTTGTCTTA
This is a stretch of genomic DNA from Cygnus atratus isolate AKBS03 ecotype Queensland, Australia chromosome 1, CAtr_DNAZoo_HiC_assembly, whole genome shotgun sequence. It encodes these proteins:
- the CHD4 gene encoding chromodomain-helicase-DNA-binding protein 4 isoform X8, which codes for MASGIGSPSPCSGGSDDDEMEILLNNAIPQHQEPEEEPEEELLSEAETPKIKKKKKPKKLKEPKVPKLSKRQKKELGDSSGEGNEFVEEEEEVLRSDSEGSDYTPGKKKKKKLGPKKEKKNKAKRKEEEEEEEEDDDSKEPKSSAQLLEDWGMEDIDHIFTEEDYRTLTNYKAFSQFVRPLIAAKNPKIAVSKMMMVLGAKWREFSTNNPFKGSSGASVAAAAAAAVAVVESMVTNVDAVLPQPPVEVPLRKAKTKEGKGPNARRKPKASPRIPDIKKPKTKKVAPLKIKLGGFGSKRKRSSSEDDDLDVESDFDDASINSYSVSDGSTSRSSRSRKKLKAGKKKKKGEEDSTVAVDGYETDHQDYCEVCQQGGEIILCDTCPRAYHMVCLDPDMEKAPEGKWSCPHCEKEGIQWEAKEDNSEGEEILEDVVGDAEEEDDHHMEFCRVCKDGGELLCCDACPSSYHIHCLNPPLPEIPNGEWLCPRCTCPALKGKVQKILIWKWGQPPVGPPPPRPPDADPNAPPPKPLEGRPERQFFVKWQGMSYWHCSWVSELQLELHCQVMFRNYQRKNDMDEPPSGDFGGEEEKSRKRKNKDPKYAEMEERFYRYGIKPEWMMIHRILNHSVDKKGNVHYLIKWRDLPYDQASWESEDVDIQDYDLYKQAYWNHRELMRGEEGRPGKKLKKVKMRKLERPPETPTVDPTVKYDRQPEYLDVTGGTLHPYQLEGLNWLRFSWAQGTDTILADEMGLGKTVQTAVFLYSLYKEGHSKGPFLVSAPLSTIINWEREFEMWAPDMYVVTYVGDKDSRAIIRENEFTFEDNAIRGGKKASRMKKEAAVKFHVLLTSYELITIDMAILGSIDWACLIVDEAHRLKNNQSKFFRVLNGYSLQHKLLLTGTPLQNNLEELFHLLNFLTPERFHNLEGFLEEFADIAKEDQIKKLHDMLGPHMLRRLKADVFKNMPSKTELIVRVELSPMQKKYYKYILTRNFEALNARGGGNQVSLLNVVMDLKKCCNHPYLFPVAAMEAPKMPNGMYDGSALIRASGKLLLLQKMLKNLKEGGHRVLIFSQMTKMLDLLEDFLEHEGYKYERIDGGITGNMRQEAIDRFNAPGAQQFCFLLSTRAGGLGINLATADTVIIYDSDWNPHNDIQAFSRAHRIGQNKKVMIYRFVTRASVEERITQVAKKKMMLTHLVVRPGLGSKTGSMSKQELDDILKFGTEELFKDEATEGGDNKEGEDSSVIHYDDKAIERLLDRNQDETEDTELQGMNEYLSSFKVAQYVVREEEMGEEEEVEREIIKQEESVDPDYWEKLLRHHYEQQQEDLARNLGKGKRIRKQVNYNDGSQEDRGSRAVFLSDWQDDQSDNQSDYSVASEEGDEDFDERSEAARRPSRKGLRNDKDKPLPPLLARVGGNIEVLGFNARQRKAFLNAIMRYGMPPQDAFTTQWLVRDLRGKSEKEFKAYVSLFMRHLCEPGADGAETFADGVPREGLSRQHVLTRIGVMSLIRKKVQEFEHVNGRWSMPELAEIEENKKLSQPSSPSPKTPTPSTPGDTQPNTPAPVPPPEDGVKVEEGASTKEQGESAEPEKELSASATETEVPMEQCAQPVETPPQEAKSPANPTEAEEKKVEEPEVKERPDEPMEVESKADVEKVEDRAPIENTPEPPIITLDEKDEKKEDDKRDVVMLQNGEMLKESVDERHKKAVKQRFMFNIADGGFTELHSLWQNEERAATVTKKTYEIWHRRHDYWLLAGIINHGYARWQDIQNDPRYAILNEPFKGEMNRGNFLEIKNKFLARRFKLLEQALVIEEQLRRAAYLNMSEDPSHPSMALNTRFAEVECLAESHQHLSKESMAGNKPANAVLHKVLKQLEELLSDMKADVTRLPATIARIPPVAVRLQMSERNILSRLANRSSEPPPPPPPQQVAQQQ